One stretch of Prinia subflava isolate CZ2003 ecotype Zambia chromosome 19, Cam_Psub_1.2, whole genome shotgun sequence DNA includes these proteins:
- the LRRC75B gene encoding leucine-rich repeat-containing protein 75B isoform X1 has protein sequence MGSRLSRQSSLEEESAEEPCPGRLESGRGDFHLSSLLLHPQKLPGVLRKASPAPYVRRVGWLREIQATIREHKREHAVHILRLLRKDLGLEGTFLNEVLYKNATFLNLVDPISHDLLMSLARDLQCPKKEYDPWKSSDRICRQLIYHLTPHSKWPRHGMPRRKSQVCSLKTSLQKKVSQDSMDLSGIPLTMRDVHRMAYYLQNNGAHLTSVDLSFTELNDDMVRLLLPFLWALPKLTHLSLNGNRLTRATMKELTDTMKDMNKFPCLAWVDLGNNVDVSSMPQPLLVGLRKRLSQQTTLPTIYEALDCDAELAGGHEGSQPGDEAAGSAPPRALSQQGCER, from the exons aTGGGCTCCCGGCTGAGCcggcagagcagcctggaggaggagagCGCCGAGGAGCCCTGTCCCGGCAGGCTGGAGAGCGGCCGGGGCGACTTCCACCTCTCGTCGCTGCTCCTGCACCCGCAGAAGCTGCCCGGGGTGCTGCGGAAAGCCTCGCCCGCGCCCTACGTGCGGCGGGTGGGGTGGCTGCGGGAGATCCAGGCCACCATCCGCGAGCACAAGCGGGAGCACGCCGTGCACATCCTCCGGCTGCTGAGGAAG GACCTAGGACTGGAAGGAACATTTCTCAATGAAGTGCTCTACAAAAATGCAACTTTCCTCAACTTGGTGGACCCCATCTCCCATGACCTGCTGATGAGCCTTGCTAGAGACCTGCAGTGTCCCAAAAAG GAATATGACCCCTGGAAATCCTCGGACAGGATCTGCAGGCAGCTCATTTACCACCTGACGCCGCACTCCAAGTGGCCCCGGCACGGGATGCCCCGCAGGAAGTCCCAAGTGTG CAGCCTGAAGACCAGCCTGCAGAAGAAGGTGAGCCAGGACTCCATGGATTTGTCCGGGATCCCCCTGACCATGCGGGATGTCCACCGCATGGCCTACTACCTGCAGAACAACGGGGCCCACCTCACCTCGGTGGACCTGAGCTTCACGGAGCTCAACGACGACATGGTgcgcctgctgctgcccttcctctgGGCGCTCCCCAAGCTCACCCACCTGTCCCTCAACGGCAACCGCCTGACGCGGGCCACCATGAAGGAGCTCACTGACACCATGAAGGACATGAACAAGTtcccctgcctggcctgggTCGACCTCGGCAACAACGTGGACGTCTCCTCCATGCCGCAGCCGCTGCTGGTGGGCCTGCGCAAGCGCCTCAGCCAGCAGACCACGCTGCCGACCATCTATGAGGCGCTCGACTGCGACGCTGAGCTCGCCGGCGGGCACGAGGGCAGCCAGCCAGGGGATGAGGCTGCCGGAAGCGCCCCGCCACGTGCTctttctcagcagggctgcgAGAGGTGA
- the LRRC75B gene encoding leucine-rich repeat-containing protein 75B isoform X2: MGSRLSRQSSLEEESAEEPCPGRLESGRGDFHLSSLLLHPQKLPGVLRKASPAPYVRRVGWLREIQATIREHKREHAVHILRLLRKDLGLEGTFLNEVLYKNATFLNLVDPISHDLLMSLARDLQCPKKEYDPWKSSDRICRQLIYHLTPHSKWPRHGMPRRKSQVCLKTSLQKKVSQDSMDLSGIPLTMRDVHRMAYYLQNNGAHLTSVDLSFTELNDDMVRLLLPFLWALPKLTHLSLNGNRLTRATMKELTDTMKDMNKFPCLAWVDLGNNVDVSSMPQPLLVGLRKRLSQQTTLPTIYEALDCDAELAGGHEGSQPGDEAAGSAPPRALSQQGCER, encoded by the exons aTGGGCTCCCGGCTGAGCcggcagagcagcctggaggaggagagCGCCGAGGAGCCCTGTCCCGGCAGGCTGGAGAGCGGCCGGGGCGACTTCCACCTCTCGTCGCTGCTCCTGCACCCGCAGAAGCTGCCCGGGGTGCTGCGGAAAGCCTCGCCCGCGCCCTACGTGCGGCGGGTGGGGTGGCTGCGGGAGATCCAGGCCACCATCCGCGAGCACAAGCGGGAGCACGCCGTGCACATCCTCCGGCTGCTGAGGAAG GACCTAGGACTGGAAGGAACATTTCTCAATGAAGTGCTCTACAAAAATGCAACTTTCCTCAACTTGGTGGACCCCATCTCCCATGACCTGCTGATGAGCCTTGCTAGAGACCTGCAGTGTCCCAAAAAG GAATATGACCCCTGGAAATCCTCGGACAGGATCTGCAGGCAGCTCATTTACCACCTGACGCCGCACTCCAAGTGGCCCCGGCACGGGATGCCCCGCAGGAAGTCCCAAGTGTG CCTGAAGACCAGCCTGCAGAAGAAGGTGAGCCAGGACTCCATGGATTTGTCCGGGATCCCCCTGACCATGCGGGATGTCCACCGCATGGCCTACTACCTGCAGAACAACGGGGCCCACCTCACCTCGGTGGACCTGAGCTTCACGGAGCTCAACGACGACATGGTgcgcctgctgctgcccttcctctgGGCGCTCCCCAAGCTCACCCACCTGTCCCTCAACGGCAACCGCCTGACGCGGGCCACCATGAAGGAGCTCACTGACACCATGAAGGACATGAACAAGTtcccctgcctggcctgggTCGACCTCGGCAACAACGTGGACGTCTCCTCCATGCCGCAGCCGCTGCTGGTGGGCCTGCGCAAGCGCCTCAGCCAGCAGACCACGCTGCCGACCATCTATGAGGCGCTCGACTGCGACGCTGAGCTCGCCGGCGGGCACGAGGGCAGCCAGCCAGGGGATGAGGCTGCCGGAAGCGCCCCGCCACGTGCTctttctcagcagggctgcgAGAGGTGA